Part of the Fusobacterium perfoetens genome is shown below.
ATTTGTTATTTCACAATCTTTCATCTCTTTTACAACTGGCACAACATCATTTCTTATATAAGTTACAACTCCTTGACAATTCAAAGCATCCAATAAAAGTGTTTCTGTCATTCCATCATCTTTGTTATTTGGTGTAATAAAATAATCAAATTCCAAATTCTCAGATTCTTCTTTTAACTCTTTTATAGAATCTTCTATAGCTTTTTTAGTTCTTTCATAACCTGTCTCAGTTCCCTCTTTATAATCTGCATCCATTATATATATAATCCTTGTTAAATCTGAAAAAAACCGATTATTCGATAACTCTTTAGTATAGTTCACTAAATTTCTTTCACCTTTTAAATCAGCAATTTCAATAGAAATATTATCAATTTTTGTAAAATTTGTCATAATATCTTTTATATTTTTCATTGATAAATTTCCATTTTCTTTTAACTCTTCTGAAATTTTTATTTTAAACTCTTTTTCTAAAATTTTATACAATAAGAAAATTTCTGTACTTCCCTCACAAATAAATAATATTTTTTCCATTATCTTATCTCCCATCCATTTTTGATAGAAATAATAGCTTCTTCTTTAGAATAGTAAACTTGTTTTAACTTATTTTTTACTTTTTGATATCTGTATAGAGAAACGTCCTCATCTATTTTTTGAATTTCTTTATAGAAAACTTTTAAAAATTCTTTTGAATGAGAAGTTATAAATAGCTGAATATTTTTTTCATTAGCTATTTCTATTAAAGCAAAGCAAAATTTTTCATAGTTTAAATAGTGAATCCCTGTTTCTATTTCATCTATAAATAAAAATTTTACATCATCTAATACTATATTAGATATTATACTAACAATTGATAGTAACCCATTACCAAAAGATGATAGAGGTAACATTCTTACTATATTTTTTTTACTTAATTGAACTTCCTCTCCATCGGAAAAAATATCATCTATCTCAGGTTCAAAACGATTTATTAACTCCAATATTTTATTTTTTTTCTTATTCTCTATTATAGCTTTTACTTTCTTAGCAATTTCCATACTATTTTTTGCATAGGGAGAAAGCCAAGATTTATTATTTTTAGAAAATTTTTCTAACTCTAAAATTTCTGTGTCAGAAAAATCTAATGTAACGTCTGTACTATTAATTTTAGAATTTATACGATAATTTAGATCTAAATAGTAATCTATATCTGATATGGTCTTATTTTCTACTTTTTTGACTATATTAAACAAAAACTTTTCTCCTTGACTTAATACAGGAGTATTTTTATTAATAAAATCTTGATTAGTTGCTCCATTGAGATTATTATTTTCATATTTTTTATTTTCATCAATTTTTATTATAGTTTTTATTTTATCATTTAAAACAAATCTTATACTTTTAGTTAAATCAGCATTATATATAAAATTATGGACATTTTCTTTTTTTACTATTATTCCTCTATAATTAGCTATTGTTATGATATCTACATTGTAAGGTATTATAAAGGAACAAAACAAAGCCTCCAATAAAGTTGTCTTACAACTGCTATTGTCACCAACAAATATATTATATTTTTTTAAATTATTAACTTCTAATTTTTCTATTCCTCTATAATTTTCAATTAATATTTTTTCAATCATACCATATCCCTCTTTCTTGATTTATATTGATTAAAGTATATAATAAAAAGATAAAAAAATCAAATTATTAGTTGTTAAATAAAATATACTTATAATTTCATCTATAATATTTATAAGTTTAATAAAGTATTTTATAATTGCTTAAATAAACACTAAAATCTCCTGTGTCTTAGAAAAATTTTAGTCACCCCTTAATTCTTTAAAAAATATTTGTTTAGCTCCTTTTTTAATAAAAATATATAAATAGCTATCAAATTAAAAAGATAGCTATTCTATATTTCTAATAAATAATTAATACTTTCTCCATACCATTTTATTTACTATTCCTGTATAACTTTGGATTATCTTTACAACTTTATCAGAAACATTTTCATCTACATAATCTGGAACTGGGATTCCTAAATCATTTTCTTTATTCATATTTACTGCTAATTCTACTGCTTGAACCAATCCATTATCTTCTATTCCAGCTAATACAAAGCATGCTTTATCCAATGCTTCTGGTCTTTCTGTTGATGTTCTTATGCAGATTGCTGGGAATGATTTTCCTATTGAAGTAAAGAATGATGATTCTTCTGGTAAAGTTCCACTATCAGATATTACTGCAAAAGCATTCATTTGAAGACAGTTATAATCATGAAATCCTAATGGTTCATGTTGAATTACACGAGGATCTAACTTAAATCCTGTTTGTTCTATTCTTTTTTTACTTCTTGGATGACAAGAATATAAAATTGGCATATCATATTTTTCTGCTATTGTATTTATAGCATTAAATAATGATAAGAAATTCTTTTCAGTATCAATATTTTCTTCTCTATGAGCTGATAAAAGAATATATTTTCCTTTTTCAAGCCCTAATCTTTCATGAATATTTGAAGCTTCTATTTTAGCCAAGTTATTGTGTAATACTTCTGCCATTGGAGAACCTGTTACATAAGTTCTTTCTTTTGGAAGACCACAATCAGCTAAATATCTTCTTGCATGTTCTGAGTAAGCCATATTTACATCAGAAATAATATCTACTATTCTTCTGTTTGTTTCTTCTGGTAAACATTCATCTTTACACCTATTTCCTGCTTCCATATGGAAAATAGGAATATGTAATCTTTTTGCTCCTATAACTGATAAGCAAGAGTTTGTATCACCAAGAACTAATACTGCATCTGGTTTTATTTCTGCCATAATTTGATAAGATTTAGCAATGATGTTTCCCATTGTTTCTCCTAAATCTTTACCAACAGCTTCCATATAGATATCTGGATCTTCTAATTCTAAATCATGAAAGAATACTCCATTTAAGTTATAATCATAATTTTGCCCTGTATGTGCTAGTAAACAATCAAAATATTTTCTACATTTTTTTATTACTGCTGCAAGACGAATAATTTCAGGTCTTGTTCCTACAATAATTAAAAGTTTTAATTTACCATTATTTTTAAATGAAACTAAATTTTCCATTATTTTCTCCCCTTAAATTTTATATTGTTGTAATGCTATTACCTCTCCTGAATCTACTTTCATTCCTTTAGGTAGATGATTCTCACCTTTTACAATAGCTCCAGGTGCTAAATGACAACCTTCTTCTAATGTACAATCATGATCAAGTATCGCTCCAATATTTATAATACAAGCTTTTTTCAATTTAGTATTTGTATTTACAATTGCATAAGGCATAATTACACAACCAGCAGAAATCTCTGCTGTAGGACTTACATATGCCAATGGATGAATAATTTTAGCAAGTTTAATTCCTGCTTTTTCTATTTTATCCTCCCATTCAATACGTCCTAAATTATTTCCAAAAGCTGGATACATCTCGACATTAGAATCTTTAAAAGATAGATATTCACTACATTTTCCAATTACTTTTTCATCTTTTGAGTTATCATCTAAGAAAAATATGTCTGAATACTTTCCAGTTTGACTAGCAATATCAGCTACTACTTTTCCATGACCACCAGCACCTAAAATTATTAATTTCATAACTATACCTCTTCAAAGAATGTATCTGGTTTATTTGGATCAAAAGATTCATTTGCCCACATTACTGTTACTAAGTTTTCTGTTTCGCTTAGATTAATAATATTATGAGTATATCCTGGTAACATATGTATCGCTTCTATTTTATCTCCCGAAACTTCAAACTCTATTACTTCATCAGTTCCTATTTTTCTTTCTTGAATTAGTCCATGACCTGCTACAACTATGAAAAATTCCCATTTTGTATTATGCCAATGTTGACCTTTTGTTATTCCTGGCTTACTAATATTTATTGAAACTTGTCCACATTTTTCTGATTTTAAAAGCTCTGTAAAACTTCCTCTTCCATCAACATTCATTTTTAAAGGAAAAGCAACTTTTTCTTTTGGCAAATATGAAAGATATGTTGAGTAAAATTTTTTAGCAAAAGAATTATTAGGAATTTCTGGAACAACTAAAGTTTTTGATTGATTATTAAAAGAATATAGTAAATCAACTATCTCTCCTAAAGTTACTTGATGAGTAGTTGGAACAAAACAATATTTTCCATCTTGTTTCTCTACTGTATTTAATTCATCAAATTCACAATGATGTTCTTTTCCTTCTAAAGCATCTAACATCTCTTCAACTAAATCATCTATATATAGAAGTTCTAACTTTGTATTTCTATCATTTACTTGAATAGGTAAATCATTTGCTATATTATTACAAAAAGTTGCAACAGCTGAGTTATAATTTGGTCTACACCATTTACCAAAAAGGTTGGGGAAACGATAAATTAAAACTTTTGCACCTGTTTCTTTAGAATAATTAAAAAATAGTTCTTCTCCAGCAAGTTTTGATTTTCCATAGTCAGATTCTCCATAACGTCCAATAAGTGTCGCTTGAATAGATGAAGAAAGCATTACTGGACAGTTATTTTGATATTTTTTAAGAGTTTCTAATAAAGTTGATGCAAATCCAAAATTTCCTTCCATAAATTCAGATTGATCTTTTGGACGATTAACACCAGCTAAATTAAATACAAAATCTGCTTCTTTACAAAATTTATCTAAAAGATTTGGATCAGTATCAATATCATACTCAAATATCTCATCTATTTTTAAATCTCTAGTTCTATTCTTACCATCTTTGATATTTTTTAGATTTTCAACAAGATTCTTTCCAACAAAACCTTTAGCTCCTGTTATTAATATTTTCATATCATCACTCTCTTATCTTTTATTTTGTTTCCAAGCTTCAAGCTCTTCTCTAATATATGCAAGAGAAAGCAACTTTTCTTTTACTTGCTCAACATCTAAAAGTTCTGTATTACTTGAATTAAATTCTGTTAAAGTATTACGTTTTTTATCTCCATCTTTAAAGTATTTATCATAGTTTAAATCACGTTTATCACAAGGCACACGATAGAAATCTCCCATATCTATTGCGTTTGCACATTCTTCATTAGTTAAAAGTGTTTCATACATTTTTTCTCCATGACGAATACCTATTACTTTTATCTCGTGTTCTGGAGCAAATAATCCTGTAACAGCTTTTGCTAAAACTTCAATTGTACAAGCTGGAGCTTTTTGAACTAATATATCTCCACTTGCTCCGTTTTCAAAAGCAAATAAAACTAAGTCTACTGCTTCATCAAGACTCATTATAAATCTTGTCATTGATGGTTCTGTTATAGTTATTGGATTTCCTGCTTTTATTTGTTCTATCCATAAAGGAATTACACTTCCTCTTGAACACATAACATTCCCATATCTTGTACAACAAATTTTTGTTTCTTCTGGTCTAACTGTTCTTGATTTTGCAACTATTACTTTTTCCATCATTGCCTTTGATGTTCCCATTGCATTAACTGGATAAGCAGCTTTATCTGTTGAAAGACACACAATGTTTTTTACTCCCATTTCAATAGCAGCAGTTAATACATTTTCTGTTCCAAGAACATTAGTTTTAACAGCTTCTACTGGGAAAAATTCACAAGATGGAACTTGTTTTAAAGCTGCAGCATGGAATATATAGTCAACCCCATGCATAGCATTTTTAACAGATTGAATATCTCTAACATTTCCTATATAGAATTTAATTTTATCAGCAACTTCAGGCATTTTAGCTTGAAATTCATGACGCATATCATCTTGTTTTTTCTCATCTCTAGAAAAGATACGAATTTCTCCAATATCTGTTCTAAGAAATCTATTAAGTACAGCATTACCAAAAGAACCTGTACCACCAGTAATTAATAAAGTTTTACCTACAAATGAACTCATTTTTTTCTCCTTTTTCCAATATAAACTTTAAAAATTTTATTTTATCACTTTTTTTATATAATTAAAACATATACCAATTTTATTTTTTAATGTATACTTCATTTTATTTAATATATATTCATTCGAATTCTCAAAATTATCTAATAGATCTCTCTCTGGTGGTCTTGTACAACATTTACCCAAATTAATATTTGTACTTAATGCTTCTTCTAATTTTCTTTCATTATACCAAATTTCATTTTTTATGCCTTCAAATATTTTAGCACCTTTAATTGTATTTACCATAAGAAGAGAAACACCTTTTTTATAACGTAATCTTGAAATTTCTTTTATATTAACTCCAGCAAAATCTCCTATTGTTAAATCCCCTCTTCTAGGTATAGAAGAAAATTTACATTTGTAACAACTCTCTCTATAAATTGCCTCATGAAAAAAGGCAGACATATACCTATTATTCAATGCACTCTGATATTTTACTTTACCACTTTTATACACATATTTTAATAAATAATGATTAGTGAGTGTAAATTTATCTTTCGATCGAAATTTAATATCTACTATTTCGTCATTTTTTTTCTCTTGTTTTTTTATTTCTTCATTAAATAATTTAAAAGATCCAACCCCATGACACACTAAATCAACAGTGACAAGATTACTATATTTCTTTTGTAAATATGAATTTATTCCAGCTATTTGGCATGGACAACCAATAAATAATACCTCTTTTCCGCATTGAAGATCTTCTTTTACTTGCGTATAAATATTTCCAACTATACTTTGAAAATATTTAGAACCATGTACTTTATTTAATTGCTCCATTTTTTCTATTCTGGAAAATTTTATTGATAAGTTTTTTTGTGTTTCACTTGCATAAACCACTCCTCTTTTATTTTCAATAACAAATCTTGCTATCTCATAAAACATCCCTCCAGAACTTGAAACTTTTAATACATTATCTTTAAGAGATTGCGCACAAAATACTTTTAAAAAAGTATTTTTTTCGTCACTATCCTTTTTATTAATTGGGCAATTTATTTGACATTTGTAACATTTTATACATTTAGATTCATTTATTTTTGGATATAAAAACCCTCTTTCATCCTCAAACATCTCAATACAACTCACAGGACATATATTAGCACAAACAAAACATCCTGTACATAGTTCACTACTACAAATCTCCATTACTATACTCCCTTGCTATATTTTGAATATACTTTTGTGATTTTTTTTGAACCTTCTCAATAAACTCTTGTGACTTTATAAAATCTATTGAAAATATATTATTTTTATCAATTTCTATATTGATATCTATAAATCTGTTCTCCAACCCACAGCATTCTAATAAATCTGTAATTCTTGAAGATTGACTAGAAGAGTGTTGATAATTTCTACTAATTATATAAAAATTTTTTTCAAAAATAATAGAAAATAAAAGTGCATGAAAAGAATCTGTAATAACTAATTCTGCATTTTTTATATATTTTATAAACTCAATAGGCCCGCCCGATTTCATAACTTTATCGGTTCCCTCAAAGCTATTATATCCAAAACATATGCATTTAAGTTTTGTTATATTGCACAATTTTTCTATAAACTTTTTACCATTTTCTGTTGGTTTATCAATAAAAAATAAACAAATATATTTTTCATTATTACTTTCAGACAAGCCAATTAATTCATCCCAATATTTTTTATTAATTTGCAAAACAGGATCATTCAACACATCACATGACTTCCCTATTAAATCTTTAATAATTTTTTCACCTGTTTTTTCTCTTATTGACAAGCAATTATATTCTTGTAAATTTTTAATTAATTCTTTTTTATTATAACTAGGTATAATATTAACCCCGAAACTCGGAGCATATGCAACTCTCTTATGTTTTGGAGCAAATTTTAAAAAATAATCTTCCTCTAATATCGGCCATGATCCAGGCCATATTTGATCGCTTCCTGATATAAAAAAATAATATTCTGATGATTTTGCACACTTTTTTAATTTTCTATGATTTAAAAATACTTGAGATATATATTCTTTTTTAAATGACTTCATCATATTTAAACTTTCCTCTGAGAGAGTCTTGTATTTTGTAGACTGTTTCGCATTATTATACAAGCCATATATAAATTTAATTTTATTAGGATTTTTTATCAATTTTATAAAAAATTTAACTCTTCTTTTAACTGCATAATATACCCTTTCAAGTCCTCTATCAGCTATATTAACTAACACAATATCATATCCATTTTCTTTAAAAATTTTTTGTGTTGCATAACATTGCAACATAGAACCATAATTTCCAAAGCTATATGTCAATTGTCCTACTTTTTTACTTTTAAAATTTTTCATACATAACTCCCTTATTTTGATAATAAAAATATATTCTAAGTAACATTAAAACAAATTCTGTCGTAGACCGTAAAATCGCAATATTAATCAATGTAAATTTATTTATACTTAATAAAACAATCAAAACACCCATATGAAATACTGCAGCTATAAGTGTAGATATTGTAACATATTTTTCTTTATTGATTGGACCTAAAACCGGAAATCCTAATACTTGAGCTGGATACGTAAAAACTAAAACAGGTAACATTATTCTAAAAATATTTATAGAAATCTCATATCCAACACCCGCAACTATATTTATAAAAAATGGTGCTCCAAAATAACAAACTGTTACTCCTACCAATATAACAGGAACTATATATACAAGTGCATTCTTTATAAGTTTAACATTTCTAGATTTGACCATTCTAGGATATAAACTTGATGTAATCGGCTCATACAACGATATTACTAATGTAATTAATTGAAACGCAACTCCCCAATAAGCGATATCTGATTCAGAGAAAGATGCAAATCCCATAAATAATATATTTGCAAATGTAAACGCTGTGGAAGCAAATGTCGATATAAAAAAAATAAAAGATTCTTTAATTTCTTCAACAGAGTCTTGTATATAAGTTTTTGTAAATGATATATCAAATTTCTTTTTTAAATGTATCCACGTAAAAACTATTGATGTAGCGTTTCCAACACCATTAAAAATAGGAATCCAAATTAGTTGGTCCGGTCCTTTGACTACTAAAATTGTTAATATTGTCGTAATTGCTTTAGATAAGCAATATCTTATAGTTATCCCTTTCATTTCTTCTAATCCCCGATATATAAAATCTGGTAAAAATACTAATATCACTGTTGAAATATAATAAGCAATTAAAACAATTTTATTTTCTCTTAAAATTGGTACAAATGATAGAAATAAACTTACAAAAATTCCACTAATAATACCGAGTATTATTTTGGCTTTTATTACTGATGTATATATTCTCCTAACTTTTTTTATGTCATTTCTATTAATGGAAATTTTTCTTGTGGCAGAAAAATTAAATCCGAAATCAATAATCATACTAATATAATTTACAATTGAAGTCATATAAGTAATAATTCCATAATATTCCGACATCAAAACACGAGTTAAATATGGAAACAATAACAACGGAAATAAGTATCTCGCAAATGTCATTAAATATAACATTATACTATTTTTCAGCACTATATTCTCATCATTATCTTTATTTAATACCATTACTGCACTGCTCCCTTCTCATTTTACTTTTTTCTATAATCTTAATCATTATAATCATTGGTAATATAGTTCCTAATATAACGACTAATACAATCTTTATATAGTACATTGTAATTGCCATCGAGCAATATACAGATAAAAGTAAATACACCCCTTTTTTTAAAGTAACTTTTGATTTTTGAGCTACTAGTCCTGCTTTATAAGTAATTTTTGTAAAAAAGAAAGAATATATTGGTGACAAAAAAAATCCAAAATACGTATAAGCAGTTCCTATTGTTGTAGGTATTTGACCATAACTATTGTTAATAATATTAAACTCTTTTTGATATGAAATTTTTTCCAATCCAAATAAAGTATTTCCAAATGGAATTGATTCTAAAAAATCATATAAAAAATATGTTACTCTACTTTCTAATGACAATTCCATCCTAATATTTGCTGCTGTATTCGCTATACTTGAAAAATAAGACCCTACATAACTAGAAAGATAACTCCATATTCCAACTTCTAATCTTGATAATATAACAGCTCTTATAAAAAAATATGTTATCACCACTACTATAAATATAATTGAAATTACAAAAAATCTATCTTCTTTCTTGTATATAATACACGTTAATAACATCAGTATAATCGCATAGACAATTCCTCTTGCTATTGTACCATCTATTATAATTATACTAACAGATGATAATACTAAACAAAAAATATAACCTGAATTCCTTTTATTCTTTTTATGAATCTCCATTATTAAATGTAATGGCAATATAAAACGGATTATTTTAGTTAAGTAATTATGTAAAACTAAAACAAATTTTGAAATAAAGCTTGTTGCATAAATATCAATTACAGCAGACATCTCATTGTTACTAAACTTTACATTAGTTATTTCCAAAATGTTCATATAAAATTTACTACACTGTGGAACGATTATAAAAGTACCTACAAAAATCAGTAATAACATTAGCACGAGTATTCGCATTTTTTGAATATTATATGCTTGTTTTTCTTCTATATATTTTAATTTTTTTATTATTTTTTTCTGTTTGCTACTACATATATTTAAAGCAATAAATATAAAAAACATTTCATAGACTGATAACCATATAGCTTTATTCATTATATCTGATAAAGATACTCCAAATTCATTTTTATATCTTCCTAATGTATAAAATAATGGGAATATCACATTCCTAAAAAAAAGTAAAAAATACAATATTGTAACTCCAAAATTATCTGGTATACATTTACAAAACATTTCTATAGATAACAGCGTAAAAACTCCAAATGATAATGGTAATATAAAAATAAATTCATATCCCTCATATCCATCATATAAAAAAACA
Proteins encoded:
- a CDS encoding DUF3226 domain-containing protein, yielding MEKILFICEGSTEIFLLYKILEKEFKIKISEELKENGNLSMKNIKDIMTNFTKIDNISIEIADLKGERNLVNYTKELSNNRFFSDLTRIIYIMDADYKEGTETGYERTKKAIEDSIKELKEESENLEFDYFITPNNKDDGMTETLLLDALNCQGVVTYIRNDVVPVVKEMKDCEITNEQKSTFMMVAATQNPLRGTAPAFISKCYDKFNKESQSLKNLIDFIGKCIKINE
- a CDS encoding AAA family ATPase; its protein translation is MIEKILIENYRGIEKLEVNNLKKYNIFVGDNSSCKTTLLEALFCSFIIPYNVDIITIANYRGIIVKKENVHNFIYNADLTKSIRFVLNDKIKTIIKIDENKKYENNNLNGATNQDFINKNTPVLSQGEKFLFNIVKKVENKTISDIDYYLDLNYRINSKINSTDVTLDFSDTEILELEKFSKNNKSWLSPYAKNSMEIAKKVKAIIENKKKNKILELINRFEPEIDDIFSDGEEVQLSKKNIVRMLPLSSFGNGLLSIVSIISNIVLDDVKFLFIDEIETGIHYLNYEKFCFALIEIANEKNIQLFITSHSKEFLKVFYKEIQKIDEDVSLYRYQKVKNKLKQVYYSKEEAIISIKNGWEIR
- the wecB gene encoding non-hydrolyzing UDP-N-acetylglucosamine 2-epimerase; translation: MENLVSFKNNGKLKLLIIVGTRPEIIRLAAVIKKCRKYFDCLLAHTGQNYDYNLNGVFFHDLELEDPDIYMEAVGKDLGETMGNIIAKSYQIMAEIKPDAVLVLGDTNSCLSVIGAKRLHIPIFHMEAGNRCKDECLPEETNRRIVDIISDVNMAYSEHARRYLADCGLPKERTYVTGSPMAEVLHNNLAKIEASNIHERLGLEKGKYILLSAHREENIDTEKNFLSLFNAINTIAEKYDMPILYSCHPRSKKRIEQTGFKLDPRVIQHEPLGFHDYNCLQMNAFAVISDSGTLPEESSFFTSIGKSFPAICIRTSTERPEALDKACFVLAGIEDNGLVQAVELAVNMNKENDLGIPVPDYVDENVSDKVVKIIQSYTGIVNKMVWRKY
- a CDS encoding capsular polysaccharide biosynthesis protein CapF, whose protein sequence is MKILITGAKGFVGKNLVENLKNIKDGKNRTRDLKIDEIFEYDIDTDPNLLDKFCKEADFVFNLAGVNRPKDQSEFMEGNFGFASTLLETLKKYQNNCPVMLSSSIQATLIGRYGESDYGKSKLAGEELFFNYSKETGAKVLIYRFPNLFGKWCRPNYNSAVATFCNNIANDLPIQVNDRNTKLELLYIDDLVEEMLDALEGKEHHCEFDELNTVEKQDGKYCFVPTTHQVTLGEIVDLLYSFNNQSKTLVVPEIPNNSFAKKFYSTYLSYLPKEKVAFPLKMNVDGRGSFTELLKSEKCGQVSINISKPGITKGQHWHNTKWEFFIVVAGHGLIQERKIGTDEVIEFEVSGDKIEAIHMLPGYTHNIINLSETENLVTVMWANESFDPNKPDTFFEEV
- a CDS encoding nucleoside-diphosphate sugar epimerase/dehydratase translates to MSSFVGKTLLITGGTGSFGNAVLNRFLRTDIGEIRIFSRDEKKQDDMRHEFQAKMPEVADKIKFYIGNVRDIQSVKNAMHGVDYIFHAAALKQVPSCEFFPVEAVKTNVLGTENVLTAAIEMGVKNIVCLSTDKAAYPVNAMGTSKAMMEKVIVAKSRTVRPEETKICCTRYGNVMCSRGSVIPLWIEQIKAGNPITITEPSMTRFIMSLDEAVDLVLFAFENGASGDILVQKAPACTIEVLAKAVTGLFAPEHEIKVIGIRHGEKMYETLLTNEECANAIDMGDFYRVPCDKRDLNYDKYFKDGDKKRNTLTEFNSSNTELLDVEQVKEKLLSLAYIREELEAWKQNKR
- a CDS encoding Coenzyme F420 hydrogenase/dehydrogenase, beta subunit C-terminal domain — translated: MEICSSELCTGCFVCANICPVSCIEMFEDERGFLYPKINESKCIKCYKCQINCPINKKDSDEKNTFLKVFCAQSLKDNVLKVSSSGGMFYEIARFVIENKRGVVYASETQKNLSIKFSRIEKMEQLNKVHGSKYFQSIVGNIYTQVKEDLQCGKEVLFIGCPCQIAGINSYLQKKYSNLVTVDLVCHGVGSFKLFNEEIKKQEKKNDEIVDIKFRSKDKFTLTNHYLLKYVYKSGKVKYQSALNNRYMSAFFHEAIYRESCYKCKFSSIPRRGDLTIGDFAGVNIKEISRLRYKKGVSLLMVNTIKGAKIFEGIKNEIWYNERKLEEALSTNINLGKCCTRPPERDLLDNFENSNEYILNKMKYTLKNKIGICFNYIKKVIK
- a CDS encoding polysaccharide pyruvyl transferase family protein, translated to MKNFKSKKVGQLTYSFGNYGSMLQCYATQKIFKENGYDIVLVNIADRGLERVYYAVKRRVKFFIKLIKNPNKIKFIYGLYNNAKQSTKYKTLSEESLNMMKSFKKEYISQVFLNHRKLKKCAKSSEYYFFISGSDQIWPGSWPILEEDYFLKFAPKHKRVAYAPSFGVNIIPSYNKKELIKNLQEYNCLSIREKTGEKIIKDLIGKSCDVLNDPVLQINKKYWDELIGLSESNNEKYICLFFIDKPTENGKKFIEKLCNITKLKCICFGYNSFEGTDKVMKSGGPIEFIKYIKNAELVITDSFHALLFSIIFEKNFYIISRNYQHSSSQSSRITDLLECCGLENRFIDINIEIDKNNIFSIDFIKSQEFIEKVQKKSQKYIQNIAREYSNGDL
- a CDS encoding oligosaccharide flippase family protein → MVLNKDNDENIVLKNSIMLYLMTFARYLFPLLLFPYLTRVLMSEYYGIITYMTSIVNYISMIIDFGFNFSATRKISINRNDIKKVRRIYTSVIKAKIILGIISGIFVSLFLSFVPILRENKIVLIAYYISTVILVFLPDFIYRGLEEMKGITIRYCLSKAITTILTILVVKGPDQLIWIPIFNGVGNATSIVFTWIHLKKKFDISFTKTYIQDSVEEIKESFIFFISTFASTAFTFANILFMGFASFSESDIAYWGVAFQLITLVISLYEPITSSLYPRMVKSRNVKLIKNALVYIVPVILVGVTVCYFGAPFFINIVAGVGYEISINIFRIMLPVLVFTYPAQVLGFPVLGPINKEKYVTISTLIAAVFHMGVLIVLLSINKFTLINIAILRSTTEFVLMLLRIYFYYQNKGVMYEKF